The stretch of DNA CTGAAATTCAAAAGAAGTACGTGCCTTCCTCTAATCTTGCATTTGGAGGTCTAATTTTCGAACAACTTgcttattattgtttttttttttttaattttctaatGTTGTTCTTTTTATTCCTCTGATCTTGCATTAGGAGGTCTGAGTTGAAAgaagtggtagtgaatctttGGGAGTTTTTATTTgtgcatgtgatatataatcTTATTGTTTCTTAAACCTCTATTTTGTACATATCATTCTTTTTCTAGTGGCAAATCTTTCTGTTTTTGAAATAGTAAAATTCAGGTACTTTGAGAAGCAATTTCAATTAGCATATGCCACAAAGTTACCAATGTTTCTCCACATGCGAGCTGCTGCTGAAGATTTCTGTGGCATTCTTGAGCAAAACAAACATAAGTAAGATTTAAAACTGACTGCAACGTGTTAATAGACATTTCCGCCGCTAAGAATACAGTAAATGCAAATAATGACGCCTCAGTGTCATGGTAATCAGTAAAAGGTGTCTGTCgagatatttttttcatttactTGTTGAGAACGCTCGAAAAAACTCTCATGTTTAGAATACCTTATCCTCTATCTCTTGGTGTCAATCAATCTtctaatgtttttcatgttgcTATACTAAAAAGTATGAAAATGCCAAGCAGTTGCtgcattttaatttttaatgccAAATCCAGATCTGTAGTTCATCCATTTTGtcccttttttaaaaaattattcctGGCAGTTTCTGCTCTGGGGTTGCTCATTCTTTTACAGGCAGTGCAGAAGATCGTGATCAGCTTCTTTCATTTGACAATCTATTTCTAGGTGAATTCCATATTGATTCCGCTCTTGGTTGAATTTGATATGTCCCTCTGCATCTTTTAATGTATTGAGTatcgattttttttaagaattatttttttatcttattTGATTCTTTCTTTTGAAGGTGTAAATGGATGCTCTTTGAAGACTACTGAGAATCTCAATGTTGTAAAGGCGATTCCTCTTGAAAGAATGATGATCGAAACAGATTCTCCTTACTGTGAAATCAAAAATACACACGCTGGAATTAATTTTGTGAAATCTTTATGGCCTTCAAAGAAAAAGGAGAAGTATGATCCCGAGTGTGTTGTCAAAGGTCGCAATGAACCATGTTTAGTACGGTGAGTGGAAAGACATTGAAATACCCATGCATTTTATTCTGTTCTTATCCCGTTTGTACAAGAGACTTATTTTTCCCTCAACAGTCTCTGTTGTAATCACACAATGTCGAATAATACTGTTAACTTTTCCAGGCAGGTGCTTGAGGTGGTTGCTGGCGTTAAAGGTTTTTCGGACATTGATCAAGTGAGCAAAACCTTGTACCACAACACTTGCAGGTCACATACTCTCGTTTTCCTCTGTAAACGAGTATAATAAATTGCTAAACATTTTCATCAGAGTATTGGTTGATCACGATGATGCCGCTGCTCTGTTCTGAAAGCATAATGTATACGCTACACTTGACTACAAGAATTTTCAACTTGTCCAGCCATCTATAGTAGCTACAAATTTTAATACTATCAGAAATTTCGATGCTAAAATTGTTAACAAATGCTAAGCCATGGGTCCAATTCCTCGTCGAAGCAATCACTGTGGAACATAAATCTTGACACTTAAACATTAGGCATAGTCTATATGACATGGAGTGTTTTGTGTTTTTCGTCCAGTATAACATGGTAAAATCTCAGCCTTTGATTCCTTGAAACATAGGGTGGGGATGGGGTGGCTTTCTCGTAAAATACAAAGATTCACATGACGGAGGCTGTGGTTGAAAGATAGTGTAGAATTTATCTGGAAGTAGCGTAGTTCATTTCTTTTTTCACAACTGCAAATTGTGCTTTCTCAACATATTATGGTTGAATTATTACAAGTAATTTTTTTGAAACGGATTGGTTAATGTGCAGGGTGTTTTTCCCCCAAGACCTGGACTCAGTAACCGATGCGCTTCTGGCTAGTGGCCCAAGTTCCGATTGAAGCCCAAACAAATTGGACAGCATATATCGATGTCAAGAATTGTAAACTTATATGTATTAGCATTTATTTAAGATTAAAATGCGATTTCgtcattaataaaaatcatcataTACTATGTCTAATTAATAAACCGTAGCTAAACTTGAGTGTGCATTTGGATTTAAAAAGttatttttatcaaaaatttctttaaaaaagGTATTTTTTGGAGAAATAAAAAAGTACTGTTTTGATGCTAAAGTTGGTTAAAGGCTGCTTAAGCAAACACgagtttcaaaaaatatatttaaaattcttCAAATTAAAAACAAGTCAAATTTGTTTCTTAAGTAATAACCTTTCCGGAGTAGGGCTTTTGGAGTGATCTATATTGTATCAAATTTCGGATTGAAAAATGGAAGAAGTCttttcttattatatatatatatatacctatgTGGtacaaaatcaaataattgtGTCCAAGATGATAATCAATAAAGCTTGCTACAAATAGGCCCtcacatcacacacacacacacacacacacacacacacacacacctcgGCTCCCCTAATATTCACACAGACAACAAAAAAACCATCTTTTATTTTCCTCCGCCTCTGTTCATAACTGCAATGTCTAAAGTCAAGAAAAACTTCATTCTCAATTCAATCACTGTAGATTTAGGCTGCATCAGCACCTGCAGAAGGCCCAAAATCTCCTCCATACTCCACCAAAACCCAAAAACCCGTAGACCACAGAATTCCTCCTCCTGCTCCGGCGCCACCCCCAGCTCATGGAGCACCACCACCACAACCTTCTCCTCCGTCTTCAACACCCCTCGGTCACTCTACTCCTCCGACACCGACTCAGAAATCAAGAGCCTGAAGGCTGTTCAGGGCTTCGGCAGAATCGGCGGTGAGAGTGTAGCGGTGGAGAAAGATTCCGACGACCCATATCTTGATTTCCGCCACTCCATGCTGCAGATGATCCTGGAGAAGCAGATTTACGCTAAAGATGACCTGAAAGAGCTTCTGAACTGCTTCTTGCAGCTGAATTCACCGTACTATCACGGGATAATTGTTAGAGCTTTCACAGAGATCTGGAATGGGGTTTACTCTATCAGGCCGAATGCCTCTTCGTCTCCAAACTTGCACGGGACGTGGAAGTCACGTGATGCCCCTGAATTTCGATTTCGACTAGATTAAATATTAATGAaagattttcatgcatgcacgACGAAATCGTCTAAATTATTTAGAATCTAGAATTATTGCAAACTATCTGTAACTGTGTTCGATGTATATTGCTATGTATCAGTTGCTCGTTAAGaactaattttataattatagttATCCCTAACATTATTATAAACTCACtccttttaatttaatttaaaaactgtTAATATTTTCTCAGGAGTTCACTGAATAAAACCACAAATCTATGCAAATAATCGGTAATTAtgtaatttgaaatcaattctATTTTTTTAGAAGATATACATGTCTAAACATTGGaatatgaaaaattaatttagggtTTGAAAATGTAATTGTTtcttattcaaaaaaaaaaaaaaaaagtagtgTAGTTGCtgtacattttaatgcaatttaataagaCAAGCAATTACTATTGATACGACTTGTATGGCCAACTTATTAATTGTCCTTTCTCTTACCCGTGATATCTTTGATTGTTCTtggtaatttaattttatattaattcaagtttacataaattttcaaatatttaataatacatgcatgtatatttaaatatatgaaATTTCTCATCAAAATCGACGTTGGTGTTAAAAATAAAACCATACATCGATCGGTTTCAGTTAACTGATCTTTTGGgattatgaatatttttttttaaaaaaagaacaaATTCTCAAGTGTAGTTTTAGtaaagaaattaaaattaagctatgtactttactttttaattaatgggAAGTGAAATTGATTGTGGAGATGTGATATATAGGTGTAACAGTGGCTGATCATTAAATTACTGATCGATCATCATTTCATAAGAAAAGAAATTGTCCGTTCTGCAGCAGTCTGAGTAGTACTTCACTCAC from Primulina tabacum isolate GXHZ01 chromosome 3, ASM2559414v2, whole genome shotgun sequence encodes:
- the LOC142540139 gene encoding uncharacterized protein LOC142540139 isoform X2, which gives rise to MFRGMYNGKHYHVADISTVLSRAWNAGVNRIIVTGGSLEESKEALAIAETDARLFCTVGVHPTRCNEFDDSGDAEKHFEALLSLAKEGVEKGKVVAVGECGLDYDRLHFCPPEIQKKYFEKQFQLAYATKLPMFLHMRAAAEDFCGILEQNKHNFCSGVAHSFTGSAEDRDQLLSFDNLFLGVNGCSLKTTENLNVVKAIPLERMMIETDSPYCEIKNTHAGINFVKSLWPSKKKEKYDPECVVKGRNEPCLVRQVLEVVAGVKGFSDIDQVSKTLYHNTCRVFFPQDLDSVTDALLASGPSSD
- the LOC142540139 gene encoding uncharacterized protein LOC142540139 isoform X1, which gives rise to MTSSSMKMIDIAVNFTDGMFRGMYNGKHYHVADISTVLSRAWNAGVNRIIVTGGSLEESKEALAIAETDARLFCTVGVHPTRCNEFDDSGDAEKHFEALLSLAKEGVEKGKVVAVGECGLDYDRLHFCPPEIQKKYFEKQFQLAYATKLPMFLHMRAAAEDFCGILEQNKHNFCSGVAHSFTGSAEDRDQLLSFDNLFLGVNGCSLKTTENLNVVKAIPLERMMIETDSPYCEIKNTHAGINFVKSLWPSKKKEKYDPECVVKGRNEPCLVRQVLEVVAGVKGFSDIDQVSKTLYHNTCRVFFPQDLDSVTDALLASGPSSD
- the LOC142538951 gene encoding transcription repressor OFP6-like, giving the protein MSKVKKNFILNSITVDLGCISTCRRPKISSILHQNPKTRRPQNSSSCSGATPSSWSTTTTTFSSVFNTPRSLYSSDTDSEIKSLKAVQGFGRIGGESVAVEKDSDDPYLDFRHSMLQMILEKQIYAKDDLKELLNCFLQLNSPYYHGIIVRAFTEIWNGVYSIRPNASSSPNLHGTWKSRDAPEFRFRLD